In the genome of Lacerta agilis isolate rLacAgi1 chromosome 2, rLacAgi1.pri, whole genome shotgun sequence, one region contains:
- the LOC117042848 gene encoding uncharacterized protein LOC117042848 has translation MRYLCTGVSEPGQGLPPFIVVGYVDDQPIVKYDSETEKSVHQVSWMLKAEKDNAQYWEKSNEEFIKLDIKFSQYLLDLQDQYNQSKGFHTLQLMYGCELSPDGGQQGYYRYGYDGRDFLSFEKETLIWKAADREAQVMKRKWHAELAKIQYRKAYLEEECIEWLQRYLDYGNGTLLRTELPVGKVTRQVLPDSQESLICQAYGFYPREVNTTWRKDGEVMEHATFRRDVAPNSNGTYHAWLSIDVDPQDRNRYYCHIEHVSLTKPLVLAWEEPGGSTSHSLRYFYTAVSEPGQGLPQFITVGYVDDQQIDQYDSDTKEALPRVPWIRKVEKEDPQYWHRNTQIYQGNEPVFRVSLQNLRNRYNQSEGIHTLQNMYGCELRSDGRKGGYRQYGYDGRDFIAFDKDTLTWTAAQTEAQVSKRKLDPIVAQNQYLKAYLEEECIEWLQRYLEYGKETLLRTEAPEVKVTRKAGYDNLETLVCQVHGFYPKEIDANWVKDGEVWQEGTSRGLVAPNSDGTYYVLLSVKIDPEERDRFRCRVDHDSLEKPLDVAWEKEPGKRSEKSAYKAASTSDKGSDSSASVSYQPGV, from the exons ATGCGCTACTTATGCACGGGGGTGTCTGAGCCCGGCCAGGGGCTGCCCCCGTTCATTGTTGTGGGGTACGTGGACGACCAGCCCATTGTTAAGTATGACAGCGAAACCGAGAAGTCTGTGCACCAAGTTTCCTGGATGTTGAAAGCAGAGAAGGACAATGCTCAGTACTGGGAAAAGAGCAATGAGGAATTCATCAAGCTGGATATAAAATTTAGCCAGTACCTGCTGGACCTACAGGATCAATACAACCAGAGCAAAG GCTTTCACACTCTGCAGCTCATGTACGGCTGTGAGCTGAGCCCAGACGGGGGCCAACAAGGGTATTACCGGTATGGCTACGACGGGAGGGACTTCCTCAGTTTTGAGAAGGAGACCCTCATCTGGAAGGCAGCTGACAGAGAGGCCCAAGTGATGAAGAGGAAGTGGCATGCAGAGTTGGCCAAGATCCAGTACCGGAAGGCCTACCTGGAGGAGGAATGCATTGAGTGGCTGCAGAGATACCTGGACTacgggaatggaactctgctgaGGACAG AGCTCCCAGTGGGGAAGGTGACGCGGCAGGTCCTTCCAGACAGCCAGGAGTCCCTCATCTGCCAGGCCTATGGCTTCTACCCCAGAGAGGTTAACACCACCTGGAGGAAGGACGGGGAGGTCATGGAGCATGCCACTTTCCGCAGGGACGTCGCTCCCAATTCCAACGGGACCTACCACGCTTGGCTCAGCATTGACGTGGACCCCCAGGACAGGAACCGCTATTATTGCCACATAGAGCATGTCAGCCTAACAAAGCCTCTGGTCTTGGCCTGGGAGGAGCCTG GCG gctCCACTTCTCACTCCCTGCGCTACTTCTACACAGCCGTGTCTGAGCCTGGCCAGGGGCTGCCCCAGTTCATCACTGTGGGGTACGTGGATGACCAGCAAATTGATCAGTACGACAGTGACACCAAGGAGGCGCTGCCTCGCGTCCCCTGGATAAGGAAGGTGGAAAAGGAGGATCCTCAGTACTGGCACAGGAACACTCAGATATATCAGGGCAATGAGCCGGTGTTCAGGGTGTCTCTGCAGAATCTGCGGAATCGCTACAACCAGAGCGAAG GGATCCACACCCTTCAGAACATGTATGGCTGTGAGCTGAGGTCAGACGGGCGCAAAGGAGGGTATAGACAGTACGGCTATGACGGGAGGGACTTCATCGCCTTCGACAAGGACACCCTCACCTGGACGGCAGCCCAGACGGAGGCCCAAGTGAGCAAGAGGAAGTTGGATCCTATCGTGGCCCAGAACCAGTACCTGAAAGCCTACCTGGAGGAGGAGTGCATTGAGTGGCTGCAGAGATACCTGGAGTATGGGAAGGAGACTCTGCTGAGGACAG AGGCTCCGGAGGTGAAGGTGACCAGGAAGGCAGGCTATGACAACCTGGAGACCCTCGTTTGCCAAGTCCACGGCTTCTACCCCAAGGAGATTGATGCCAACTGGGTGAAGGACGGGGAGGTCTGGCAGGAGGGCACCTCCCGAGGATTGGTGGCCCCCAACTCAGACGGGACCTACTATGTCCTGCTCAGTGTCAAGATCGACCCCGAGGAGAGGGACCGCTTCCGGTGCCGCGTGGATCATGACAGCCTGGAGAAGCCTCTGGACGTGGCCTGGGAGAAGGAGCCAG GGAAACGGAGCGAGAAATCAGCCTACAAAGCTGCCTCAA